The following proteins are co-located in the Rheinheimera salexigens genome:
- a CDS encoding NRAMP family divalent metal transporter, giving the protein MDVVANNNNSWVNKIRALGPGILMATAAIGGSHLVASTQAGALFGWQLAWLILLVNVLKYPFFRFAVDYTLLTKQNLLQGYQQKGRGYFYSFIVLNIIAAVVNTAGVLLLTASLLQYVLPWLLPVSTLSVSTLCWLILAVCLLILLLGKFNALDNVAKVIMLLLTVTTFIAAGIAFYHGAQVPADYVPVSPWTLASLGFLVALMGWMPAPIEISVISSVWLQAKQEQMPINRQQGLFDFNLGYWLTAILALTFLSLGALVQYGTDQPIALAGSTFAQQLINMYASTIGSWSAPLVALIAFLCMFGTTLTVLDGYARTLNLSFMQLGWFKGVVGYKFWLVAQAASGMLLILFFEGALAPMLTFAMTLSFLTTPVFAWLNYSLMQNNAAIKLNRGLRWLSWAGLTYLTGFALLFLVWYLALA; this is encoded by the coding sequence ATGGATGTAGTAGCTAATAATAACAATAGTTGGGTCAATAAAATTCGCGCTTTAGGCCCTGGCATTTTAATGGCAACAGCAGCAATAGGGGGCTCGCATTTAGTGGCATCTACGCAAGCTGGCGCCTTATTTGGTTGGCAACTGGCTTGGTTAATACTGTTAGTTAACGTACTTAAATATCCGTTTTTTCGTTTTGCTGTCGATTATACCTTGCTGACAAAACAAAATTTATTACAAGGCTATCAGCAAAAAGGGCGTGGCTACTTTTATAGCTTTATTGTGTTGAATATTATTGCTGCGGTGGTAAACACGGCCGGGGTTTTACTGCTTACCGCTAGCTTATTACAATATGTTTTACCTTGGTTGTTGCCGGTAAGTACATTGTCAGTAAGTACATTGTGCTGGTTAATTTTAGCCGTCTGTTTATTAATCTTATTATTAGGTAAGTTCAATGCGTTAGATAATGTGGCTAAAGTCATTATGCTATTGCTGACGGTCACCACTTTTATCGCGGCAGGTATAGCCTTTTATCATGGTGCCCAAGTACCGGCTGATTATGTGCCTGTGTCGCCTTGGACCTTAGCAAGTTTAGGCTTTTTGGTGGCGTTAATGGGCTGGATGCCGGCACCGATTGAAATTTCAGTTATTAGCTCGGTGTGGCTGCAAGCCAAGCAAGAGCAGATGCCGATTAATCGCCAGCAAGGTTTATTTGATTTTAATTTAGGCTATTGGCTTACTGCTATTTTAGCACTAACTTTTTTATCGCTAGGGGCGTTAGTCCAATATGGTACGGATCAACCAATAGCATTAGCCGGTTCGACCTTTGCTCAGCAACTTATTAATATGTATGCCAGCACTATTGGCAGTTGGTCAGCGCCGTTAGTGGCATTAATCGCATTTTTATGTATGTTTGGTACCACCTTAACCGTGTTAGATGGTTATGCGCGCACGCTAAATTTGTCATTTATGCAATTAGGTTGGTTTAAAGGTGTCGTTGGCTATAAATTTTGGCTAGTAGCGCAAGCAGCCAGTGGAATGTTGCTGATATTGTTTTTTGAAGGGGCGTTGGCACCGATGCTTACCTTTGCCATGACATTATCTTTTTTAACCACACCAGTATTTGCGTGGTTAAATTACAGCTTAATGCAGAACAATGCCGCCATTAAACTTAACCGCGGCTTGCGCTGGTTAAGTTGGGCAGGCTTAACCTATTTAACCGGCTTTGCGTTACTGTTTTTGGTTTGGTATCTTGCTTTAGCGTAA
- a CDS encoding GNAT family N-acetyltransferase, producing MESATVQHQPELQRFVLQLDGNEAVLDYQLNNNDIDFNHTFVPPAFRGKGLAEKLVRTGLSWAKQQQFTIYASCSYVQRFLR from the coding sequence ATGGAATCAGCAACAGTACAACACCAACCTGAACTACAGCGCTTTGTGTTGCAGCTCGATGGCAATGAAGCCGTACTCGATTATCAATTAAACAATAATGATATCGACTTTAACCACACTTTTGTTCCGCCAGCCTTTCGCGGCAAAGGCTTAGCCGAAAAACTGGTCAGAACAGGCCTTAGCTGGGCCAAGCAGCAGCAATTTACTATTTATGCCAGCTGCAGCTACGTGCAACGATTTTTACGCTAA
- a CDS encoding APC family permease: MATKTSGTILPRNLGLFSLWLLVVNGLIGAGIFGLPGGAARLAGEYSPLIYLLCALLILPILLCMAELASYFRASGGPVRYGTAAFGPFVGFQAGWLYYIARLVSFAANSVLLVDSIGYFWSAASVGFNRALLLAVIIASLTLINVVGSVRAMRSLALLTVIKFAVLLLLVICSASILGPKLLPEFNPLTAFNSPYDIGAATLLLIYAFVGFESVVVPAGEAKNPARDMPKALILGLVLVTLLYISIQLVSVAAVQTIAQSSSPLLDVAAELFGPLGAMVLMLGVVASVAANLLGAIFSTPRASFALAEDGSLPRWFAAIQPRFLTPANSIIFFGVLALCLTLYGSFLWLAAATVVSRLLLYGLTCAAVPVLRPKLATRDSFVLPLGYSIPLLGILACGWLALQVSLSSVIATTLFVLLGTALYFLARWQDRK; this comes from the coding sequence ATGGCAACAAAAACCAGCGGTACTATCCTACCTCGCAACCTCGGCTTATTTAGCCTGTGGTTGCTGGTAGTAAATGGTTTAATTGGTGCCGGCATTTTTGGCCTGCCCGGCGGTGCAGCCAGATTAGCAGGTGAATATAGCCCGTTAATATACTTGCTCTGTGCGCTTTTGATATTACCCATTCTGTTGTGTATGGCCGAGCTGGCTAGCTATTTTCGTGCTAGTGGTGGTCCTGTTCGTTACGGCACAGCGGCTTTTGGCCCTTTTGTTGGCTTTCAAGCTGGATGGTTGTATTACATTGCCCGTTTAGTATCGTTTGCCGCTAATAGCGTATTATTGGTCGATAGTATTGGTTACTTCTGGTCGGCGGCATCAGTAGGTTTTAACCGTGCCCTATTATTGGCCGTGATTATTGCCAGCTTAACACTCATTAATGTCGTGGGCTCAGTGCGAGCGATGCGATCGCTGGCACTGCTTACCGTGATTAAGTTTGCGGTATTACTACTGCTAGTGATTTGCAGTGCCAGTATATTGGGACCTAAGTTACTACCAGAATTTAATCCACTTACTGCTTTCAACAGCCCATACGATATCGGCGCTGCCACCCTGTTATTGATATATGCATTTGTCGGTTTTGAATCAGTGGTTGTGCCGGCGGGTGAAGCAAAAAATCCAGCTCGGGATATGCCAAAGGCGCTCATCTTGGGCTTAGTGCTGGTAACCTTACTGTATATCAGTATTCAACTGGTGAGCGTAGCGGCGGTACAAACAATTGCTCAGTCTAGCAGTCCACTGTTGGATGTCGCCGCCGAACTGTTTGGCCCGTTGGGCGCCATGGTGCTGATGTTAGGAGTAGTGGCCTCTGTCGCCGCTAATTTGCTCGGCGCAATATTCTCCACCCCGCGGGCCAGCTTTGCACTAGCGGAAGATGGCAGCCTGCCGCGCTGGTTTGCGGCGATACAACCGCGCTTTTTAACACCAGCTAACTCTATTATCTTTTTTGGCGTCTTGGCGCTATGTCTTACCTTATATGGCTCATTTTTATGGCTGGCAGCCGCGACTGTGGTATCACGCTTGCTGCTATATGGCCTCACCTGCGCCGCCGTACCAGTGCTACGGCCAAAACTGGCTACCCGCGATAGCTTTGTGCTGCCATTGGGTTACAGCATTCCGCTGCTAGGCATACTGGCCTGTGGTTGGCTAGCACTGCAAGTCAGTTTATCGTCGGTCATTGCTACCACGCTATTTGTGCTACTGGGCACCGCACTGTATTTTTTGGCGCGCTGGCAGGACAGAAAATAA